The genomic interval ATGGCGCCCTCGAAGGCAAGGATATGGGTGCATATTCTGTCGAGGAACCATCTGTCGTGGCTAATGATGACTGCACATCCTGCGAATGCCTCAAGACCTTCCTCAAGTGCTCGCAGGGTGTTCACGTCTATGTCGTTGGTCGGCTCGTCGAGGAGCAGCACGTTGCCTTCTTGTTTCAGCGCAATGGCAAGATGGAGTCTGTTTCGCTCACCGCCTGACAACACGCCGCATTTCTTCTCCTGGTCGGCACCGCTGAAGTTGAATCGTGACAGATAGGCGCGAACATTTACGTCGCGTCCACCCATGCGGATGGTCTCGTTGCCCTGCGACACCACTTCATAGACACTCTTCGACGGGTCTATGTCCTTGTGCTGCTGGTCCACATAGCTCAGCTTTACCGTCTCGCCCACAGAGAACGAGCCTGCATCGGCCTGTTCCAGTCCCATGATAAGTCGGAATAGGGTAGTCTTGCCCGCTCCGTTAGGGCCAATGATGCCCACGATGCCGTTGGGAGGAAGCGAGAAGTTAAGGTCGCTGAAGAGCACCTTCTCGCCATAGGCTTTTGCCACATGCTCAGCATCAATGACCTTGTTGCCAAGGCGTGGGCCGTTGGGTATGAATATCTCCAGCTTTTCTTCCTTCTGTTTCTGTTCCTCGTTAAGCATCGTCTCATAGCTGTTCAGACGAGCCTTACCCTTTGCCTGACGCGCCTTTGGTGCCATGCGCACCCATTCCAGCTCGCGCTCCAGTGTCTTGCGGCGCTTTGAAGCAGCCTTTTCTTCCTGAGCCAGTCGCTGCGACTTCTGTTCGAGCCATGATGAGTAGTTGCCCTTCCAGGGTATGCCCTCACCACGGTCGAGTTCGAGAATCCATTCTGCCACATCGTCGAGGAAGTAGCGGTCGTGGGTTACGGCTATGACCGTACCCTCATACTGCTGCAGATGCTGTTCGAGCCAGTCTATTGACTCTGCATCGAGATGGTTGGTAGGCTCGTCGAGCAGAAGCACATCGGGCTTCTGTAGCAACAGGCGGCACAGGGCCACACGACGACGCTCACCACCAGAGAGATTCTTTACGCTCCAGTCGCCAGGAGGACAGCGTAGTGCTGCCATTGCACGATCGAGCTTGGAATCCATGTTCCAGGCATCTGTTGAGTCGATGATGTCCTGCAGCTCTGCCTGTCGGGTCATGAGCTTGTCCATCTTCTCTGGGTCTTCGTAGTATTCGGGCAGTCCGAACTTAACGTTTATCTCGTCATATTCGGCAAGAGCGTCATAGACGTGCTGCACGCCCTCCATGACGTTTTCCTTCACCGTCTTGCTCTCATCGAGAGGCGGCTCCTGTGGCAGGTAGCCCACGGTGTATCCGGGGCTCCATACCACTTCGCCTTGATATTGCTGCTCTATTCCTGCGATAATCTTCATGAGCGTTGACTTACCAGCACCATTGAGGCCTATGATACCTATCTTTGCTCCGTAGAAGAAGCTTAGATAGATGTTCTTCAGCACCTGCTTCTGGTTCTGCTGGATGGTCTTGCTCACGCCGACCATCGAGAAGATTACTTTCTTATCATCGACTGTTGCCATATATACCTTTTATATATTAATAAGCGAAAAGGGGATATTCCTTCATCTTTTCGTTCACGCGGGCACGAACGCTTGCAATGACCTCCTCGTTTGTTGGGTCGTTGAGCACTTCCTCAATCCATGCTGCAATCTGAACCATGAGGTCTTCCTTCGCACCACGAGTGGTGATGGCAGGAGTACCGAGACGAATGCCGCTGGTTTGGAATGCCGAGCGAGAGTCAAATGGCACCATGTTCTTGTTCACGGTGATGTCGGCAGCAACGAGTGCGTTCTCAGCCACCTTACCTGTGAGCTCTGGATATTTTGAGCGCAGGTCAACGAGCATAGAGTGGTTGTCTGTGCCACCGCTGACGATTGTGAATCCACGCTTGATGAGCTCGTCGGCCAAAACGGCAGCGTTCTTCTTCACCTGCTTTGCCCACTCCTTGAACTCTGGCTGCAGAGCCTCGCCGAATGCCACAGCCTTAGCTGCGATGACGTGCTCCAGCGGACCGCCCTGCTGTCCAGGGAATACGGCGCTGTTGATGAGAGCCGACATCTTCTTTATCTCTCCCTTTGGAGTGGTGTAGCCCCAAGGATTGTCGAAGTCCTTACCCAGCAGGATGATACCTCCGCGAGGGCCGCGAAGTGTCTTGTGGGTTGTAGATGTTACGATGTGAGCATACTTAACAGGGTTCTCGAGCAGACCAGCTGCTATGAGACCTGCTGGGTGAGCCATATCTATCATGAGCAGAGCGCCTACCTTGTCGGCAATCTCGCGCATGCGCTTGTAGTCCCACTCGCGGCTATATGCTGAGCCACCACCAATGATGAGCTTAGGCTTGTGCTCCAGAGCAAGGCGCTCCATCTCGTCGTAGTCCACGCGACCTGTTTCCTTGTTGAGGTTGTAGCCCACGGGCTTGTAGAGGATACCGCTGGTGTTTACGCGTGAGCCGTGAGAGAGGTGGCCACCGTGGTCAAGGTTAAGACCCATGAATGTGTCGCCTGGCTTCAGCACAGCAAGCAGCACGGCAGCATTAGCCTGTGCACCTGAGTGTGGCTGAACATTGGCATACTCTGCGTCGAAGAGCTTGCATACACGCTCAATGGCAAGCTTCTCCACTTCGTCAACAACCTGACATCCGCCATAGTAGCGCTTACCAGGATAGCCCTCAGCATACTTGTTGGTGAGGTAGGAGCCCATAGCCTCCATAACCTGGTCGCTAACGAAGTTCTCACTTGCAATCAGCTCAATGCCTTTCAGCTGGCGCTGATGCTCTTTCTCAATCAACTCAAAAATGGTGTTGTCTCTTTTCATTTTTTGTTTTGTTTATTGGGTTGGTTATAATTCTCTATTATCAATTCACACAAGCTCCACCTTGTTTATGTCCTGCTCTTTCTCGCAGTAGTGACATGTAAGGATGCCGTTCTCTACATGGAAGTGTGTAGCCATCGGCTCGTTATTCGTTATACACTTCGGGTTGTTGCAGCGCACTATGCCTCTTATCTCGCTGGGAGTCTCTACTGATTTCTTCTCCACCACCTCATAGTCGCGAATAACGCTCAGTATCACGTTTGGGGCAACTACCGATAGGCGTGACACCTCGTCGTCGGTAAAGAACTTGTCGCTTACCTTGATGATGCCTTTCGACCCCACCTTTTTCGAGGGGTAGTTAAAGCCTATTGTGACAGGTGTCTTAAGGTCGAAGAGTCCCAGCAGGCTTGCCACCTGATAGGTTTTGTCTGTTGGAATATGATCAATCACAGTACCGTTTTCAATGGCGGCAACCAAGCGTTCTTTCTTATTCATAGTCTTTCTTTTTTCGATATTCCGATGTATCGATATTCCGATATTCTGATGTTCCGAAAAATCGAGAAATCGAGATTACCCGATAATCGTTTTGTCCTTTTTCACTTCGTCGAGACTTATTCCCAGCACATCGCAGAAGATGGCTTCACGTGCGAAGAGGCCGTTGCCTGCCTGCTGTATATAGTATGCGTGTGGGTTGTCGTCCACCTCGTAGGCTATCTCGTTCACGCGTGGCAGCGGATGCAGTATCTTCATGTTTGGCTTAGCCAGACGCAGCATGTCGTTGTTGAGCACATAGACATTCTTCACGCGCTCATATTCCATGAGGTCGCTGAATCTCTCCTTCTGCACGCGCGTCATATAAAGAATGTCGGCATCGGCAATGACCTTCTCGTTGAAGGCTGTGTGCTCCTGATACTTTATTCCGTGCTCGTCGCAGTAGAGCTTATATTCCTTCGGCATGGCCAATTCTTTAGGAGCAACGAAGTGGAACGTGGGGTTGAAATGGCGCATAGCCATGATTAATGAATGAACTGTTCGGCCATATTTCAGGTCGCCCACGAGATATATGTTCAGATTCTCAAGCGTGCCCTGAGTCTTGTATATGCTGTACAGGTCGAGCATGCATTGTGATGGGTGCTGATGGGCTCCGTCGCCAGCGTTGACAATGGGCACTGGACTAACTTCCGATGCATACTGGGCGGCACCTTCTATATAATGGCGCATCACTATCACGTCGGCATAGTTGGCTACCATCAGGATGGTGTCTTTCAGCGTCTCGCCTTTGGTTCCGCTTGTAACCTTCGGGTCAGCAAAGCCAATGACGCGGGCGCCAAGACGGTTGGCTGCTGTTTCAAAAGAAAGACGTGTACGGGTGGAGGGCTCGAAGAAAAGCGTGGCAACGACCTTGCCTTTCAGAATCTCCCTGTTAGGATGCTTTTCAAATTCTTGTGCCATCTCAATCATGTATAAAATCTTCTCACGAGTGAGGTCGGCAATGGTGACGAAGTTATGCTTGTCCATATATGAATTTTTAAATCACGCGCAAAAGTACAAAAATTAATGCAGAAAAGGATTGTTTTAGCAGTTTTTTTATTCGATAACAAAAAATTATATGTAAAATCGTCAAAAAGTGACTCGAAAAGTGTAATTTTGCACTTTGTATCATTTTGAAAATAGAAAGATGAAGAAAATATTCGTATATTCTCTGTGGTCTATTCTGGTCATCAGCATATTGACGGTTGCCATCAGCTTCTGGGCTATTGCTAATGGCATGATAGGCTACATGCCTCCCATTGAAGACCTCCATAACCCCATAAGCCGTTTCGCCACTCAGGTCTATTCCAGCGACGGTAAGCTCATTGGCACATGGAGCCGCAGCAAGGAGAACCGCGTGATGGTTGACTACTCCAAGCTGTCGCCAACGCTCGTCCAGGCTCTCGTGGCCACAGAGGATGCGCGATTCTACGACCATTCAGGCATAGACTTCTATGCGCTGATGAGAGCCATAGTGAAGCGAGGCATCTTAGGACAGAAGTCGGCAGGCGGTGGCTCCACCATCACCCAGCAGCTGGCTAAGCAGCTCTATAGCGATGTGGCTTCATCAACCATGGAGCGACTGCTTCAGAAGCCGATAGAGTGGGTGATAGCCGTCCAGTTGGAACGCACCTATACCAAGGATGAGATTATCACTCTCTACCTCAACTATTTCGACTTCCTTCACAATGCTGTGGGCATAAAGACGGCTGCCAACACCTATTTCTCAAAGGAACCGTCTGAGCTGACCATCAACGAGTGTGCCACACTTGTAGGACTCTGTAAGAACCCCAGCTACTTCAATCCTGTGCGATTCCCTGAGCGTTCCAAGTCACGTCGCAATGTGGTTCTCGGACAGATGTATAAGGAGGGCTATATTACTAAAGAGGTGTTCGACAGCTGTGCCAACGAGCCTCTGGAGCTCCACTTCCGTGTCAACGACCACAAGGAAGGTCTCGCCACCTATTTCCGCGAGTTCCTGCGCAGCTATATGACGGCGAAGAAGCCCGACCACAAGGCCTATACACGCCGGGGCAGAAGCTATGTAGAGTTCTTCATCGACTCCCTCGCATGGGAAGAAGACCCTCTCTATGGCTGGTGCAACAAGAACAAGAAGCGCGATGGCGAGTACTACAACCTCTATACCGACGGACTGAAGGTCTATACAACCATCGATTCGCGCATGCAGCGATATGCCGAGCAGGCCTGCTACGACCACGTGGTGAAATATCTCCAGCCGGCATTCAACCAAGGCAAGCAGTCGAAGCCTAACTTCCCATACAGCGAACTGACCAAGGAGAAGGTTGACGACATGATTCTTTCATCCCACGTCACCTACCAGATGAAGCGCGACGGTGCTTCTGAAGAGGAGATAGAAGAGGCAAAGCGACGCTTCTGCACGAAGAAGGAGATGACGGTATTCACCTATCATGGCGACATAGACACCATCATGTCGTCGCTCGACTCGGTGAGATACATGAAGTCGTTCCTGCGAACAGGATTCTTCAGCATGTGTCCGCAGAACGGACAGGTGAAGGCCTATGTGGGTGGTCTCGACCTCCTGCACTTCAACTATGACATGGCTACCCACGGTCGCCGACAGGTGGGCTCCACCATCAAGCCATTCCTCTATTCACTTGCTATGGAAGATGGCATGACACCATGCGACGAGGCACCTAACGTGCAGCAGACCTATATCGTGGCAGGCAAGCCCTGGACACCACGTAACGGCAGCCGCAAACGCTATGGAGAGATGGTAACGCTGAAATGGGGTCTGCAGCAGTCAAACAACTGGATATCGGCCTACCTCATGTCGCGTCTCAACCCACAGGCGTTCGTAACTCTTCTCAATGCCTATGGCATTCGCAACCCAGAGATTCATCCCTCAATGGCTCTCTGTCTCGGACCGTGCGACATAACCGTGTCTGAGATGGTCAGCGCCTATACAGCCTTTGTCAACCACGGCATTCGCATGGCTCCGCTATATGTCACACGCATCGTTGACAACGAAGGCAACGAGGTGGCAAAGTTCGAGCCACGCATGAACGAGGTTATCAGCGAGAACAGCGCCCACAAGATGCTCTACATGCTGCGTGCCGTCGTCGATGGCGGTACTGCTGGCCGTCTGCGCTTCCGCTATAACCTTAAGGCACAGATGGGCGGAAAGACCGGTACCACGAACAACAACTCCGACGCGTGGTTCATGGGCGTAACTCCACGTCTCGTCACAGGATGCTGGGTAGGTGGCGACGATCGTGACATCCACTTCAACTCAATGACCATGGGTCAGGGTGCAACAATGTCATTGCCCATCTTCGCATACTACATGCAGAAAGTATATGCCGACGAACAGCTTGGCTATTCACAGGATGAGAAATTCGACATTCCTGAAGGCTTCGACCCATGTGCCATCAACGATAACATGGAACTCATCGATGGGGAAGAGGAGGACGAGATAATAGATGAAATACCCGACGAACAGCAGGAAAAAATCTATCAATAGCCTCCGTTTTTGCTGTAAGAGTACAAAAAACACTCTTTAATGTAAAAAAAACGAGTAAAAATTTTGCGGATTGCGAAAAAATGCATACCTTTGCACCCGCAAAAAAGAAAAGGATGCACCCGTAGCTCAGTTGGTAGAGCACCTGACTCTTAATCAGGGTGTCCAGGGTTCGAGCCCCTGCGGGTGTACAAAATCACTTTTCAAACTTTTCTTTTTCGCACCCGTAGCTCAGTTGGTAGAGCACCTGACTCTTAATCAGGGTGTCCAGGGTTCGAGCCCCTGCGGGTGTACAGCAAGAGAAGCAAGTCATCAAGGCTTGCTTCTCTTCTTTTTTATATTAACTTTTTACATCATCGTCATGCAGCTCTGCACTCCGAGGCTTGTTGCTATCGCGGTAAGTATCGCCGCGAGCGTCTGCAAAATAAATTTCCACGTTTCGTTCTTCATAGCTTTTCTTATTTAACAACGGATTTCACGGATTTCACTCTAAGTTTGCAGCGTCTAAGAAAAATATTGTATAAATCTTGCTTAGTAAGGTCAGGTTCCCTACCTTTGTTGTAAGAAGGAGGAACCGGCCTGCTGGAGAGGGAAACTCTGGATTTCACAGGGACAAGCCCATGATCTGTATCAGTCCTCCCAGCCACGTTGCAAGCTCTGATAGAATGATAACGGCTTCGAGCCTATTTAGAGTGTAGAGTCAATGCAACTATGCCGATTCCTATAAAACGATACAAAGGTATGAAAAAAATCTTTATCGGCATCGATTTCTCCAAAGAAAAGTTTGATGCAACGGTCATAAAGGCCGAGGGAGTCGAGGAACGTGCAGAGAGACAGCACGAGGTGTTTGACAATAAGGTGAGTGGTTTCCGTCGCCTGCTTAGATGGGTGAAGTCCGTTGTGGACGAGCAGGACACTGGACTCTGGCTGTTCTGCGGAGAGAACACTGGCGGTTACAGCAGGGCACTATGCAACTATCTCTACGGAAGTGGTTATGACATGTGGTTGGAAAATGCCCTGAGCATCAAGCGCAGCTCTGCCCTGCAGCGTACGAAAAGCGACAAGGCCGATGCAGGCATTATTGCAGAGTATGCCATGCGCAACTACGACCAGATGCGCCTGTACAAGCCTCTGGACAAGAATCTGGAGCGTCTTCGTGAAGTATTTCTCTATAGGCATAATCTGGTCAAACTAAAGGCGAGCATGACAGTGCGCAAGGGTGAGAAGAAACAGACACAGGAGAAGTCCGACATCAGCCGTTTCATGGCTATGAGCAGCAAACATCTCATCAGTGAGTTTAACAAGAAAATAGCAGAATGCGATATGAGAATAGAAAAGATTATAAGTGAGGATGAGGAGCTGCGCAGGAACTTCGAGATCATCACTTCTGTTCCTGGAGTAGGCACACAGAACGCCGTTTGCCTGATGGTCTATACAGACAACTTCAGCCGCTTTGACTTCGATTCTCGAAAGATAGCCTGCTACTACGGAGTAGCACCCTTTGGCCGACAGTCTGGCACAAGTGTAAACACGCCGCCACATGTAAGCCCATTTGCAAACAAGCTCATCAAGGCACTGCTCACACAGGCTGCATTGGCATCCATCCACTTTTGTCCTCAGATGGCCATATACTACCATAGGCTTGTCGAAGTTGGCAAGAAGAAGCCCGTTGCCGTGAATAACGTAAAGAACAAACTATTACATGTCATTACGGCTATGGTAAGGAATGGAGAAAAATACAACCCAGATTATGACTATCATGCAGCGCTTGAGGCTGCATGAAGTCGGGAGTGTTAAAAATATAGTTAAAACAGAAAAAATATTAGGAATTTAACATAGAATGCGGATTTTTATTCTCGCGTTCTTTTCTAACTCATCCCCCTCCCCTCGGGCGCTCGGCGCTTGCGACGCTTGGCTCGTCCAAGAATGGAAGGGGTGGGTTTTAGGTTCTTAAGGCTCTTCCTCGATAGCCCCTCCGCCTGGCGTCTCATTGCCGCCGCTTCCGCTTCCTTCCTGCTCTCCGAAGCTGACCTTCGAGTTGCCTATCTTCGTGGTGAGGTTGGTGTTCTTGCGCATCATGCGTGCGGTGTAGAGGCTGTCGTTGCTCTGGTCGGCGGTGAACTTCACGCCTATGCGGGTGATGTTCTTGCTGATCTCGAAGTCCTCGTAGGTGTCAGAGCCGGTGGAGGTGGCAGCGAGATAGAGCGTGCCTATTCCGTCGAGCTTCACCTTGTAGCCCTCTGTGAGCAGCTCTGCTATGCAGTGCATCAGCTTGCGTGTCACGCCCAGCACCACGTCGTCGGTGTACAGCGTGCCGTGGCTCATGATGTGGTTGGCCAGATCATCGGTGTCGAGTGTCTCGCGGTGGAGCACCTTGCCATAGTACTTGCCATAGCATTTTGGCAGCTTCTCGTTAGTGTTCTTGTAAACTTTAATCGTTACTTGTCCCATAATTTTGTGTTTTTAATTGTATTAGATTACCCTTGCGACCAGCTTCTTCGGGTGGCCGCTTCCCGTGTGTTTTAACGATACAAAGATACGAAATAATTTCCATTCCGCCAAATATTTACGCAAATTTTTTTAAAGAAAAAGTTTAAGAGGTGAGACCTCTCACCTCTAACCAATCGCTCCTGGCGTTTAGTAAGAACGCTCCGAGCGTTTAGGCCTAATGCTTCTGGCAGAGATAGCGCAGGTAGTAGTCGCTGTAGTCCTTGCAGTCGGGAGGCAGCTGATGGTGCACCAGCGAGGGCAATACCTCCTTCAGCTGGAGGAACAGGCGCTCGCCAGGGGCGTCATTATCTGGCCACATGGAAAACCCACCCCCTGCCCCTCCCGAGGGGAGGGGAGATGGATTAGTGATATTCGAAGTAGAGGTTGTCCATTGGTTTGTAGCACCCCTCTCCTTCGGGGCGCTCGGCGCTTGCGACGCTTTGCTTGCAAAGAATGGGCTGGGGGTGGGGTTTAGCGTTAAGAGTTGTTCTTTATCCTTCTTTGTTAACAGGGTTGCTGACGGTATTGCGATGGCTTTGTGACCGGCTGAAAGGAGACTCCAGCAGTCGGAGCAGCCCTCGGCTATGTAGAGCTCGTCGCCAGGCTTCAGAAGGTTCAACACTGGCAGGTTATATATGCCGCATTGAGAGCCTTGAGGAAAGCGGAAACGAGGCAGAGCGCCGCACACCAAATTGCGGTTCTGCACACCCACCAGCTTCCCTTCGCGGTCGTAGTAAGGTATCTGTAACCACGGCACGCCTTGCTTGTCACGCCACGATGTCAAACGGCACCAGCGAACTACGCGCTCATCAAGCCTGCGCTCTTCGAAGAGAAAGTGTCTTGCCTCAGGAGAAAGCCAAGGGCGCTCGAAATACCTTTCATAGCGAGAAGCGTCAAAAGTGCACAGCGGAACCGACCCTATTGTGCACTTTTCAAGGATGATGTTATGCTCATCCGCCAGCCAACGGCAGGCTGCTTTGAAATCGAGATTCAAGTGTCGCATCACCAAGTCAATGGTTCCGCCGCTGGCTCCGCACACGAAGCAGCGGTAGGTGTTTTTTCTCACGCTGAACGAGAGGCTGGGGTGGTGGTCCTCGTGGAAAGGACAGAGGCATTTGTGTCTCGTGACTTGCAGTCCGAGTCGCTCTGCGACCCCCTCTATGGGGAGGTCGCGGAGCTTTTGAAGTTCAAATTTATCCATAAGACTCACCCCCAGCCCCTCCCTGTGAGGGAGGGGAGTAGAATGTATGTTGGGGGTATTCTACTATGATTATCCATTGTTATTTTATTGATACTGTAGGTGACCACCCCCTCCCTCACAGGGAGGGTGAGGGGAGAGTCTGTTTCAGGTATTCTTCTGTTTTGCTGTACAGTCCTGTCTGCGCAGAGTAGGTGATGAACTTGCGGAACACCCATACGCGCAACTGGTTCTTCGTGCCTTCCTTGCTCTTTCCAGACTCCAAGCGTAGCGCCTCCAGCTGTGCCTCGTTGAAGCTGTTGGGCAGCGAGTCGAGCATGTTCTTCGGACCGCCTTTGGCGGCTTCTTGGATGCTGGCATCGCCCCCCTTGAGCAGGTCTGAGAAGATTCTGAGTTTGCTCCAGATATCTCGGTATAGCAGCCATTCCACCATATCTCCCATGGCCTTCGTCCACGTCTGGTTATTGAGCGCCCAGAGAATGCATCCAGCCTTCCATGCCGAGACCAATGCTCGCTTCGACATGTCCCACAGCACGTCATCGTCGGTCAGATCGGCTATCGATGCCATATCCTCGGCCAGCTTGTCCGTCAGCTTGTTTAGCGGTCTTATGACGTAGCGTCCCTTACAGATATCAAGGCGTTTCAAATATTCGTCGAGCTTCTGGTAGAAGTCTTCACTGTACTGTCCTTGTCGCGGTATGCGTCCGCTGCGATTGCCGCGCGCCTTGTAGGAGAAGACCATTCGTCCAAAAGTGCCGTTGAACAGTTCTTTCTTGTAGAAACTACGTGCTGCAACCGGTGTCGATGATATGGTCATGCACACACGCAGTATTGGGTCGCCTGTTATGCCGTCGGCCGTGGCGCGCATGGCGCCTGCATGCATTCTATCATAAACATTGCGCAGAAGGTGGGAGACCTGCTTGTGTCCGCCACATAGTTCGTCAGCCATTTCCACTTCAGGCAGGTTGAAGTACTGAGTTCTTCCCCCCAACTTCTCACAGCCCA from Prevotella sp. E13-27 carries:
- a CDS encoding IS110 family transposase, producing the protein MKKIFIGIDFSKEKFDATVIKAEGVEERAERQHEVFDNKVSGFRRLLRWVKSVVDEQDTGLWLFCGENTGGYSRALCNYLYGSGYDMWLENALSIKRSSALQRTKSDKADAGIIAEYAMRNYDQMRLYKPLDKNLERLREVFLYRHNLVKLKASMTVRKGEKKQTQEKSDISRFMAMSSKHLISEFNKKIAECDMRIEKIISEDEELRRNFEIITSVPGVGTQNAVCLMVYTDNFSRFDFDSRKIACYYGVAPFGRQSGTSVNTPPHVSPFANKLIKALLTQAALASIHFCPQMAIYYHRLVEVGKKKPVAVNNVKNKLLHVITAMVRNGEKYNPDYDYHAALEAA
- the glyA gene encoding serine hydroxymethyltransferase translates to MKRDNTIFELIEKEHQRQLKGIELIASENFVSDQVMEAMGSYLTNKYAEGYPGKRYYGGCQVVDEVEKLAIERVCKLFDAEYANVQPHSGAQANAAVLLAVLKPGDTFMGLNLDHGGHLSHGSRVNTSGILYKPVGYNLNKETGRVDYDEMERLALEHKPKLIIGGGSAYSREWDYKRMREIADKVGALLMIDMAHPAGLIAAGLLENPVKYAHIVTSTTHKTLRGPRGGIILLGKDFDNPWGYTTPKGEIKKMSALINSAVFPGQQGGPLEHVIAAKAVAFGEALQPEFKEWAKQVKKNAAVLADELIKRGFTIVSGGTDNHSMLVDLRSKYPELTGKVAENALVAADITVNKNMVPFDSRSAFQTSGIRLGTPAITTRGAKEDLMVQIAAWIEEVLNDPTNEEVIASVRARVNEKMKEYPLFAY
- the pyrB gene encoding aspartate carbamoyltransferase, yielding MDKHNFVTIADLTREKILYMIEMAQEFEKHPNREILKGKVVATLFFEPSTRTRLSFETAANRLGARVIGFADPKVTSGTKGETLKDTILMVANYADVIVMRHYIEGAAQYASEVSPVPIVNAGDGAHQHPSQCMLDLYSIYKTQGTLENLNIYLVGDLKYGRTVHSLIMAMRHFNPTFHFVAPKELAMPKEYKLYCDEHGIKYQEHTAFNEKVIADADILYMTRVQKERFSDLMEYERVKNVYVLNNDMLRLAKPNMKILHPLPRVNEIAYEVDDNPHAYYIQQAGNGLFAREAIFCDVLGISLDEVKKDKTIIG
- a CDS encoding smalltalk protein, whose product is MKNETWKFILQTLAAILTAIATSLGVQSCMTMM
- a CDS encoding transglycosylase domain-containing protein yields the protein MKKIFVYSLWSILVISILTVAISFWAIANGMIGYMPPIEDLHNPISRFATQVYSSDGKLIGTWSRSKENRVMVDYSKLSPTLVQALVATEDARFYDHSGIDFYALMRAIVKRGILGQKSAGGGSTITQQLAKQLYSDVASSTMERLLQKPIEWVIAVQLERTYTKDEIITLYLNYFDFLHNAVGIKTAANTYFSKEPSELTINECATLVGLCKNPSYFNPVRFPERSKSRRNVVLGQMYKEGYITKEVFDSCANEPLELHFRVNDHKEGLATYFREFLRSYMTAKKPDHKAYTRRGRSYVEFFIDSLAWEEDPLYGWCNKNKKRDGEYYNLYTDGLKVYTTIDSRMQRYAEQACYDHVVKYLQPAFNQGKQSKPNFPYSELTKEKVDDMILSSHVTYQMKRDGASEEEIEEAKRRFCTKKEMTVFTYHGDIDTIMSSLDSVRYMKSFLRTGFFSMCPQNGQVKAYVGGLDLLHFNYDMATHGRRQVGSTIKPFLYSLAMEDGMTPCDEAPNVQQTYIVAGKPWTPRNGSRKRYGEMVTLKWGLQQSNNWISAYLMSRLNPQAFVTLLNAYGIRNPEIHPSMALCLGPCDITVSEMVSAYTAFVNHGIRMAPLYVTRIVDNEGNEVAKFEPRMNEVISENSAHKMLYMLRAVVDGGTAGRLRFRYNLKAQMGGKTGTTNNNSDAWFMGVTPRLVTGCWVGGDDRDIHFNSMTMGQGATMSLPIFAYYMQKVYADEQLGYSQDEKFDIPEGFDPCAINDNMELIDGEEEDEIIDEIPDEQQEKIYQ
- the ettA gene encoding energy-dependent translational throttle protein EttA, producing MATVDDKKVIFSMVGVSKTIQQNQKQVLKNIYLSFFYGAKIGIIGLNGAGKSTLMKIIAGIEQQYQGEVVWSPGYTVGYLPQEPPLDESKTVKENVMEGVQHVYDALAEYDEINVKFGLPEYYEDPEKMDKLMTRQAELQDIIDSTDAWNMDSKLDRAMAALRCPPGDWSVKNLSGGERRRVALCRLLLQKPDVLLLDEPTNHLDAESIDWLEQHLQQYEGTVIAVTHDRYFLDDVAEWILELDRGEGIPWKGNYSSWLEQKSQRLAQEEKAASKRRKTLERELEWVRMAPKARQAKGKARLNSYETMLNEEQKQKEEKLEIFIPNGPRLGNKVIDAEHVAKAYGEKVLFSDLNFSLPPNGIVGIIGPNGAGKTTLFRLIMGLEQADAGSFSVGETVKLSYVDQQHKDIDPSKSVYEVVSQGNETIRMGGRDVNVRAYLSRFNFSGADQEKKCGVLSGGERNRLHLAIALKQEGNVLLLDEPTNDIDVNTLRALEEGLEAFAGCAVIISHDRWFLDRICTHILAFEGAMTGEEADKGSVFFFQGNYSEYEANKAMRLGIEEPKRARYRKLMEE
- a CDS encoding CHC2 zinc finger domain-containing protein, producing MDKFELQKLRDLPIEGVAERLGLQVTRHKCLCPFHEDHHPSLSFSVRKNTYRCFVCGASGGTIDLVMRHLNLDFKAACRWLADEHNIILEKCTIGSVPLCTFDASRYERYFERPWLSPEARHFLFEERRLDERVVRWCRLTSWRDKQGVPWLQIPYYDREGKLVGVQNRNLVCGALPRFRFPQGSQCGIYNLPVLNLLKPGDELYIAEGCSDCWSLLSAGHKAIAIPSATLLTKKDKEQLLTLNPTPSPFFASKASQAPSAPKERGATNQWTTSTSNITNPSPLPSGGAGGGFSMWPDNDAPGERLFLQLKEVLPSLVHHQLPPDCKDYSDYYLRYLCQKH
- a CDS encoding aspartate carbamoyltransferase regulatory subunit, with protein sequence MNKKERLVAAIENGTVIDHIPTDKTYQVASLLGLFDLKTPVTIGFNYPSKKVGSKGIIKVSDKFFTDDEVSRLSVVAPNVILSVIRDYEVVEKKSVETPSEIRGIVRCNNPKCITNNEPMATHFHVENGILTCHYCEKEQDINKVELV